In Tachysurus vachellii isolate PV-2020 chromosome 12, HZAU_Pvac_v1, whole genome shotgun sequence, the following are encoded in one genomic region:
- the rorb gene encoding nuclear receptor ROR-beta → MRAQIEVIPCKICGDKSSGIHYGVITCEGCKGFFRRSQQNNASYSCPRQRNCLIDRTNRNRCQHCRLQKCLALGMSRDAVKFGRMSKKQRDSLYAEVQKHQQRLQEQRQQQTGDVYSSGLSTLGHDLAGAYTNGHVIDMAKTHANGNPAAYYSMDSTQPSPDQSGLDMAGMKPIKQEPVYDLTPVPDLFTYSYQDSQLAPGVSMGELDRIAQNIIKSHMETCQYTGEELQQLSWQTHSYEEVKMYQSKSREALWQQCAIQITHAIQYVVEFAKRITGFMELCQNDQILLLKSGCLEVVLVRMCRAFNPLNNTVLFEGKYGGIQIFKALGCDDLVSAMFDFAKSLCSLQLTEEEIALFSAAVLISTDRPWLMEPRKVQKLQEKIYLALQHIMQKNHMDEDALTKLVGRIPTLAALCTLHTEELQAFQQLHPETVNMLFPPLYKELFNPDVANVMSK, encoded by the exons GGCTTTTTTAGAAGAAGTCAACAAAACAACGCCTCATACTCTTGCCCTCGGCAGCGCAACTGCTTGATCGACAGAACCAACCGTAACCGCTGTCAGCACTGCCGCCTACAAAAGTGTCTCGCTCTGGGCATGTCGCGTGACG CCGTAAAGTTCGGCCGCATGTCAAAGAAGCAACGTGACTCGTTATATGCTGAGGTACAAAAACACCAGCAGCGGCTACAGGAACAGCGGCAGCAGCAGACAGGTGACGTTTACTCGTCTGGTCTGAGCACTCTCGGACACGACCTGGCTGGCGCCTACACCAATGGACATGTCATTGACATGGCCAAGACGCATGCTAACGGAAATCCCGCTGCCTACTACAGCATGGACTCAACCCAGCCGAGCCCGGACCAGTCCGGACTGGACATGGCAGGAATGAAGCCCATCAAACAGGAGCCTGTCTATGACCTGACGCCCGTGCCCGACCTATTCACCTACTCATACCAGGACAGCCAGCTAGCACCTGGAGTGTCCATGGGGGAGCTCG ACCGAATTGCACAAAACATCATAAAGTCTCATATGGAGACTTGTCAGTACACGGGCGAGGAGCTGCAGCAGCTGTCCTGGCAGACGCATTCATACGAGGAGGTCAAGATGTACCAAAGCAAG tcAAGGGAGGCGCTATGGCAACAGTGTGCAATTCAGATCACTCACGCCATTCAGTACGTGGTGGAGTTCGCCAAGCGCATCACCGGCTTCATGGAACTGTGTCAGAACGACCAGATACTGCTGCTCAAATCAG GTTGTCTCGAGGTGGTGTTGGTAAGAATGTGCAGAGCATTTAACCCTCTCAATAACACGGTTCTGTTCGAGGGCAAATACGGCGGCATTCAGATATTCAAAGCACTCG GCTGCGATGATCTCGTCAGCGCCATGTTCGACTTTGCCAAGAGTCTGTGCTCTCTACAGctgacagaggaagagattgcACTGTTCTCTGCAGCTGTGCTTATCTCCACAG ATCGGCCTTGGCTAATGGAACCAAGGAAAGTCCAGAAGCTTCAGGAGAAAATATACTTGGCCCTCCAGCACATTATGCAGAAGAACCACATGGACGAGGATGCATTGACTAAG CTGGTTGGTCGAATCCCTACACTTGCGGCACTGTGCACCCTGCACACAGAGGAGCTTCAGGCCTTCCAGCAGCTACACCCAGAAACAGTCAACATGCTCTTCCCTCCACTCTACAAGGAGCTTTTCAATCCTGATGTGGCCAATGTCATGTCCAAGTGA